The DNA region TGGATGATAAGCGAGGTGGCAATGACGAACGAACGAGCACCAATACCCGTTGTCACGGCGCTGGAGCTGATCCGGAAACGTCCCGAGATGTTTTTCGATGCAGAGAGTCCACGGATGGATCAACTCATCGAACTCGTCGTCGAGGACGTCACTGCGGCGAGCAACAGCGTCGAGTACCGAGTCGAGACGTCCGAACACTTCACCGTAAAGCCGCCGACATTGATTGGATGCGAGCGGACAGAGCGTGTCCGGGATGACGATAGAGTGAAATCACCGCGCGTCGCTTGAACAGCGCGGCGCCTGCGCGCGCCTATTCCAAATAATTCTTCTTCAGCGCAGCGCGTTCGGCGGGGCCTACGCCCAGCGCGTTCGTCATGTATGCATCAGCCGAACCAAACTCCGCGTCGATCGCATCGAACGCGGTGCGCAGATATTCCACGCGCACGCCGAGCATCGGCTTCAGCGCTTCGGGGTCGAGCGTGCGGCCGAGGCGCACTTCCATGCGGTCTTTGATGTGATGCAGACGCTCATCCAAGTTAATCGCAGCGTTGGTGAATTCATAATCGGCGATCACCGCCTCTTCCGGCACGCCGAGCGCCATCAGAGTCAGCGCGCAGCCAAGCCCCGTGCGATCCTTGCCAGCGGCGCAATGGATCAAGCCCGGCCCGCCTTCCACGAGTTCGCGAAACCAATTCCTATAGAGATCGATGTGGCGCGGGTTCGACGCGAATTCGCGATAGAGCATGTGCATGTAGGCGGTCACGCTCTCGGGCGTGATGTCGTCTTGCATCAACGCTTGCAGGTGCGGCGGCAAACCATCTTGCGGACCTTCATTGTTGATGATCACGCGCGCGCGATCGCCGGGCCATTTGTTCGGCTCGCGATTGCGCTCTTCCGGCCGGCGCAGATCGACCATGAAGCGAATACCCATCGCATGCAGGCGCTCAATATCCGTTTCCGTTGCGTCACTAAACGCGGCCGAACGATAGAGTTTGCCGCGCGCCACCCGCGCCCCGCCGGCGGTGTCGTAGCCGCCAAAATCGCGGAAATTCAAAACGCGGTCGAATGGAACGAGACGATCTGGGGTCATAAGCTTAGGGATTAGGGGCTCGGGATTAGGGACGCAATGCGGCCCACTGCCCACTGCCCACTGCCCCCTACCTAAACGGCGGCTCGTCAAACGCCCGCAATTTCCGCGAGTGGAGCCGATCGCGGTTCTGCTTCAGCAGCGTGATCGTCTCGAGGCCGATGCGCAAATGGCCGCCGATCGCGCTGTCATAAAAGCGATCGGAAACGCCGGGGAGTTTGATCTCGCCATGCGCAGGCTTATCGGAGATACAGAGCAGTACGCCATACGGCACGCGCAGACGGAAGCCCTGCGTCGCGATGCAGGCGCTTTCCATATCCACGGCAACCGCGCGCGATTGGCTGAGCAGCTGGCGCTCTTGATTGTAATTCAGCTCCCAGTTGCGATCCGCGTACGAGACCACAGTGCCCGTGCGCAAACGCCGACGCAGTTCTTCCTTGTCGTCGCCGCCGACAATCGCCGTCGCCGCTTGCTGCAAGGCGATCTGGATTTCCGCGATCGCCGGGATCGGGATTTCGAGCGGAACCCGATCATCGAGAATTTTGTCGCGACGCAGATACGCGTGCGCGAGCACGTAATCACCGATGCGTTGCGTGTGACGAAGCCCGCCGCAATGGCCGATCATCAACCAGCAATGCGGCCGCAGCACAGCCAAGTGATCGGTGATCGTCTTGGCATTCGACGGGCCAACGCCAATATTCACCAGCGTGACGCCATCGCTATCCGGCGTCTTCAAGTGATAAGCTGGCATCTGATATTTGCGCCACGGCGCATCGAGCGCTTTGGCTTCCGCATCTTGATCGCCGCTTTCGATCAGCACATTACCGGGGCACGACAGCGACCAACCCTTCGGGCCGTCCTTCACTGCGGCCGCGGCCCAGCGCACGAATTCTTCGACGTAACGCTGGTAGTTCGTGAACAAGATCCACGGCTGCACATCGCTCCACGGCGCGCCCGTGTAATGTTGAATGCGCTTTAGCGAATAATCGATGCGCGGCGCATCGAACAACGCCAGCGGCCGCATGCCATCGAGGCGCTCAATGCGCAGCCCGTCGACGACAGCGTCCCCCACTTGCGTCAAACGCGGCGCGGGGAAATGGCGGGCGAGATCTTCGGCCGGCACGTTTTCAAATGCCGCTGCACCAGCGGCGTCGAGCACGAACGAATACGGGATTTCAGAACCCGACACCCGCACGCTCAATTCAGCGCCGTAATCGGCGACGAGTAATTCGAGTTGCTCAAGTAGATAGCGCCGGAAATACGCCGGCTGCGTGATCGTCACGCCGTACTCACCTGGCCACATCAGCTGGCCATACGCGCGCGCCAGTTTCGGCACGCGGGCGCTATTGAGATACGTGACCCGGAGTTCGGGATAACGGAAGAGCGCGCGTTCGTCCGGCGTGGGCGGCACGCCC from Vitreimonas flagellata includes:
- a CDS encoding tyrosine-protein phosphatase, with protein sequence MTPDRLVPFDRVLNFRDFGGYDTAGGARVARGKLYRSAAFSDATETDIERLHAMGIRFMVDLRRPEERNREPNKWPGDRARVIINNEGPQDGLPPHLQALMQDDITPESVTAYMHMLYREFASNPRHIDLYRNWFRELVEGGPGLIHCAAGKDRTGLGCALTLMALGVPEEAVIADYEFTNAAINLDERLHHIKDRMEVRLGRTLDPEALKPMLGVRVEYLRTAFDAIDAEFGSADAYMTNALGVGPAERAALKKNYLE
- a CDS encoding AMP nucleosidase, encoding MEQPKTPIEAVDLLESLYARAVNALTQSISRFAETGVPPTPDERALFRYPELRVTYLNSARVPKLARAYGQLMWPGEYGVTITQPAYFRRYLLEQLELLVADYGAELSVRVSGSEIPYSFVLDAAGAAAFENVPAEDLARHFPAPRLTQVGDAVVDGLRIERLDGMRPLALFDAPRIDYSLKRIQHYTGAPWSDVQPWILFTNYQRYVEEFVRWAAAAVKDGPKGWSLSCPGNVLIESGDQDAEAKALDAPWRKYQMPAYHLKTPDSDGVTLVNIGVGPSNAKTITDHLAVLRPHCWLMIGHCGGLRHTQRIGDYVLAHAYLRRDKILDDRVPLEIPIPAIAEIQIALQQAATAIVGGDDKEELRRRLRTGTVVSYADRNWELNYNQERQLLSQSRAVAVDMESACIATQGFRLRVPYGVLLCISDKPAHGEIKLPGVSDRFYDSAIGGHLRIGLETITLLKQNRDRLHSRKLRAFDEPPFR